The following are encoded in a window of Impatiens glandulifera chromosome 5, dImpGla2.1, whole genome shotgun sequence genomic DNA:
- the LOC124938455 gene encoding protein EFFECTOR OF TRANSCRIPTION 2-like, which produces MAAAGKERIAVLPATRLKREDCKRTKHDSVFSDWKVLIGPSDWDDHSVGKEGAERYRVHNLPNSASCPGVYELGIAIPNTKAGRETPSKKNKQQEDTIVVYLGQADNVRTRLQNYGREGSHLEKGNSVIDPAKEKLGLFKEVFARGYAILYRWAPMKSKRDAEKTESQMLENFDYAWNKEKNVMRRPSDIFQKLHQGSSTTSGFIRFPFFFKPKKVGIKIEACKPFENTNNEKNDLFSRILRMGRSLPVTNEIDTVICGVALGEGTICKQKPVEGRKRCLEHKGMKINGSTSKMIKDEEEIGIETSPEKANNNEPPTSESICGLNLENGNFCMMPSVKGRKRCNQHKGMRAQAQKSNIDSNTCSAAMKNGSVCSRVPVHGRKRCEQHKGMKAAAYCK; this is translated from the exons ATGGCTGCCGCCGGTAAGGAGCGTATCGCCGTCCTTCCGGCGACGAGACTGAAAAGGGAGGACTGTAAACGCACTAAGCATGACTCTGTTTTCTCTGATTGGAAG GTCTTAATTGGACCTTCTGATTGGGATGATCATTCGGTTGGTAAAGAAGGAGCAGAGAGATATAGGGTTCATAATCTCCCTAATTCTGCTTCATGTCCAGGAGTTTATGAATTGGGAATAGCTATACCAAACACAAAAGCAGGGCGTGAGACTCCTAGCAAGAAGAATAAACAGCAGGAGGATACAATTGTTGTTTATCTTGGACAAGCTGATAACGTTAGAACCAGACTACAGAATTATGGACGTGAAGGATCTCATTTGGAGAAAGGGAATTCAGTTATTGATCCAGCCAAAGAGAAACTTGGTTTGTTCAAAGAAGTTTTTGCAAGAGGCTATGCTATTCTATACAGATGGGCTCCT ATGAAAAGCAAAAGGGATGCTGAAAAGACAGAGAGTCAGATGCTTGAAAATTTCGATTACGCATggaataaagagaaaaatgttaTGCGTCGACCATCTGATATCTTCCAAAAGCTTCATCAAGGTAGTTCTACAACTTCAGGTTTCATCCGGtttccattttttttcaaaccgaAAAAAGTTGGTATCAAGATTGAAGCCTGCAAACCCTTTGAGAATACAAACAACGAAAAGAATGATCTCTTTTCTCGAATTCTCAGAATGGGTAGGTCACTGCCTGTAACGAATGAGATTGATACCGTCATATGTGGAGTTGCCTTGGGTGAAGGAACCATTTGTAAACAAAAACCAGTCGAGGGAAGGAAACGCTGTTTGGAGCACAAAGGAATGAAAATCAATGGTTCCACCTCTAAAATGATCAAAGACGAAGAAGAGATAGGCATCGAAACCAGTCCCGAGAAAGCTAATAATAATGAACCGCCCACTTCAGAGAGTATATGTGGTCTCAACTTAGAAAATGGGAATTTCTGCATGATGCCTTCTGTAAAGGGTCGAAAGAGGTGTAATCAACACAAAGGAATGAGAGCTCAGGCTCAGAAATCTAACATCGATTCTAATACATGTTCGGCTGCGATGAAGAACGGATCAGTTTGCAGCAGAGTGCCGGTTCATGGAAGGAAGAGATGCGAGCAACATAAAGGGATGAAGGCAGCAGCATATTGCAAATGA